A window from Sphingobacterium hotanense encodes these proteins:
- a CDS encoding translation initiation factor, which produces MSKQKKQRFEGIVYSTSDDFSYVESDNQEEGETLPNGKQKLKVGLDRKARKGKVVTLITGFIGTQDDLDVLAKVLKQKCGVGGSSKDGEILIQGEFKDKIIQYLQAEGYQVKGFGG; this is translated from the coding sequence ATGAGTAAGCAGAAAAAGCAGCGTTTTGAGGGAATAGTATATTCTACATCGGATGATTTCTCCTACGTCGAGTCGGATAATCAAGAGGAGGGGGAGACTTTGCCGAATGGGAAGCAAAAATTGAAGGTGGGCTTAGATCGTAAAGCGCGTAAGGGAAAAGTCGTTACTTTAATTACGGGATTTATCGGTACGCAGGATGATTTAGACGTTTTAGCGAAGGTTTTGAAGCAGAAATGTGGCGTTGGGGGTAGTTCGAAAGACGGTGAGATATTGATACAAGGTGAATTTAAGGATAAAATAATCCAATATTTGCAGGCGGAGGGATATCAAGTAAAGGGTTTTGGTGGCTAA
- a CDS encoding energy transducer TonB codes for MIGSKLDLFKKEWLDVVFENRNKEYGAYALRKYAPVATNIALFSVSAVVLLFVAVKAFDIKIFPEKQVEEAPVVTEVTLEDLEIPEPEEEEEPIPEEETPPQRIAEEPPAEDLIRFPEPKVVDARQVKEEVVSQEEIKEKNATPARITLKGTPGAAGVPTGEFGPKKVEGAITGSTKGVEGGDANRVYDFEAIEVQPEYPGGVNAFRSWVQNNYSYPQAAIDAGVKGTVEASFVIDKSGNVTDIKINRDLSYGTGQALINTLKKSKKWSPGIQNGRPVPVRYSIPLRLDLSQM; via the coding sequence ATGATAGGTTCAAAATTAGATTTATTTAAGAAAGAATGGCTAGATGTCGTTTTCGAGAATAGAAATAAAGAATATGGAGCTTATGCATTACGTAAGTATGCACCAGTTGCAACAAATATCGCTTTATTCTCCGTTTCGGCAGTTGTTCTTTTATTCGTAGCCGTAAAGGCTTTCGATATCAAGATTTTTCCTGAGAAACAAGTTGAGGAAGCTCCTGTAGTTACTGAGGTAACCTTGGAAGACTTAGAGATTCCTGAGCCTGAGGAAGAGGAAGAGCCAATTCCTGAAGAAGAAACACCTCCTCAACGTATTGCTGAAGAGCCACCTGCGGAAGACTTAATCCGTTTCCCAGAGCCAAAGGTTGTTGATGCCAGACAAGTAAAAGAGGAAGTTGTATCTCAGGAAGAGATCAAAGAGAAAAACGCTACTCCTGCGCGTATCACGTTGAAAGGTACACCTGGCGCTGCTGGGGTTCCTACAGGTGAGTTCGGCCCGAAAAAAGTTGAAGGTGCGATTACAGGTAGTACAAAAGGTGTAGAAGGTGGTGATGCGAATCGTGTATATGATTTCGAAGCTATCGAAGTACAACCAGAATATCCAGGAGGTGTTAATGCCTTCCGTTCATGGGTTCAAAACAATTACTCTTATCCACAAGCTGCGATTGATGCTGGGGTAAAAGGAACAGTTGAAGCATCCTTTGTAATCGATAAGTCTGGTAATGTAACAGACATCAAAATTAACAGAGATTTATCTTACGGTACTGGTCAAGCGTTGATCAATACACTTAAGAAATCTAAAAAATGGAGCCCAGGTATTCAGAACGGTCGTCCAGTTCCTGTACGCTATTCAATTCCTTTGCGCTTAGACTTATCACAAATGTAA
- a CDS encoding NADH-quinone oxidoreductase subunit D — protein MSKPITRISTNSPVFEDNDPQDELITLNIGPTHPATHGVFQNVVQIDGERIVSGVSTIGYIHRAFEKIAEHRPFYQITPLTDRLNYCSSPINNMGWHMTVEKLLDIEIPKRVQYMRVIVMELARIADHIICNGILGVDTGAFSGFLYVMQEREFIYEIYEEICGARLTTNIGRIGGFERDFNDVAFAKIREFLKRFPPVLKEFQELFDRNRIFVERTSNVAAVTPEEALSYSWSGPILRATGVDYDVRAHSPYCSYEEFDFDVPVGTNGDVYDRYMVRNEEMWQSMRIIEQALEKIEKEPKGVFHADVPDFYLPPKEQVYTNMEALIYHFKIVMGEWDAPKDEVYQAVEGANGELGFYLVHDGGRTPYRLHFRRPSFINYQMFAPMSSGMLISDAIINMSSLNVIAGELDA, from the coding sequence ATGAGTAAACCAATAACCCGTATTTCAACAAACAGCCCTGTCTTTGAAGATAATGATCCTCAAGATGAGTTGATAACCCTGAATATCGGTCCTACGCACCCTGCAACACATGGGGTGTTTCAAAACGTCGTCCAGATCGACGGAGAGCGAATTGTTAGTGGTGTGTCGACCATTGGATATATACATCGTGCATTCGAGAAAATTGCGGAGCATAGACCATTTTATCAGATTACACCTTTAACGGACCGTCTGAACTACTGTTCCTCGCCCATCAACAATATGGGCTGGCACATGACGGTTGAGAAACTGTTAGATATTGAGATTCCAAAACGAGTGCAATATATGCGCGTTATCGTGATGGAACTTGCCCGTATTGCCGATCATATCATCTGTAATGGTATTTTGGGGGTTGATACAGGTGCTTTCTCGGGCTTCTTGTATGTGATGCAAGAACGCGAGTTTATTTATGAAATATATGAGGAAATCTGTGGAGCTCGTTTAACGACCAACATTGGTCGTATCGGCGGTTTTGAGCGGGATTTCAATGATGTAGCATTTGCGAAGATCAGAGAATTCCTAAAGCGCTTCCCTCCGGTACTAAAAGAGTTCCAAGAGCTTTTTGATAGAAATAGAATTTTCGTAGAACGTACTTCTAATGTAGCCGCTGTTACTCCGGAAGAGGCGTTGAGCTATAGCTGGTCTGGTCCTATTTTAAGAGCCACCGGCGTGGATTATGATGTGAGAGCACATTCGCCATATTGCTCTTATGAGGAGTTTGATTTTGATGTTCCTGTAGGAACCAACGGAGATGTGTATGATCGCTACATGGTTCGTAATGAAGAGATGTGGCAATCAATGCGGATTATCGAACAAGCTTTAGAAAAAATCGAAAAAGAACCGAAGGGAGTATTTCATGCGGATGTGCCAGATTTTTATCTGCCACCAAAAGAGCAGGTGTACACCAATATGGAAGCATTGATCTATCACTTTAAGATTGTGATGGGTGAGTGGGATGCTCCAAAGGATGAGGTTTATCAGGCTGTAGAAGGCGCAAATGGTGAACTTGGATTTTATCTGGTTCATGATGGTGGTAGAACACCCTATCGCTTGCACTTTAGAAGACCATCTTTTATCAATTACCAAATGTTTGCTCCAATGAGCAGCGGGATGTTGATTTCGGATGCGATTATTAATATGAGTAGTTTAAATGTTATAGCAGGAGAATTAGATGCTTAG
- a CDS encoding NADH-quinone oxidoreductase subunit A, whose protein sequence is MNELAGQSTPIDYLPILIQLIVAVGFGVTTIIGTHLIGPKVRTENKLGSFESGVEVVGNARQPFSIKYFLVAILFVIFDIEVIFMYPWAVNFREFGWQGLVEMFVFMGLLLLGFIYIIKKKALDWD, encoded by the coding sequence ATGAATGAGCTAGCAGGTCAGAGTACACCAATTGATTATCTACCCATATTAATTCAATTAATTGTAGCAGTGGGCTTTGGGGTTACCACGATCATCGGAACGCACCTTATTGGTCCGAAGGTTAGAACTGAAAATAAACTCGGCTCATTTGAGTCGGGCGTAGAGGTTGTTGGGAATGCCAGACAACCGTTTTCCATTAAATACTTCTTGGTCGCAATTCTATTCGTGATTTTTGATATCGAGGTTATATTCATGTATCCTTGGGCTGTGAACTTCAGAGAGTTCGGATGGCAAGGTCTTGTGGAAATGTTTGTTTTCATGGGCTTGCTGTTATTAGGGTTTATTTATATCATCAAGAAGAAAGCCTTGGATTGGGATTAA
- a CDS encoding NADH-quinone oxidoreductase subunit C translates to MDKLTNQQVLEKLQAQFGDKILHVAEPKGLLTIVTDKTSIIDVLRLLKEDNALQFIYLTDITAVHYPELEKAFAVVYHVHSLIFNVRIRIKVFLDKQSLSIPSATILWNGANWMERETYDFFGIDFEGHPDLRRILNMDDLGVFPMRKEYPLEDPNRVDKKDFYFGR, encoded by the coding sequence ATGGATAAGTTGACCAATCAGCAAGTATTAGAAAAGCTACAGGCACAGTTCGGTGATAAGATTCTGCATGTAGCAGAGCCGAAAGGGTTACTAACCATAGTAACAGATAAAACAAGTATCATTGATGTCCTTCGTTTATTGAAGGAAGATAATGCCCTGCAATTTATCTATCTGACCGATATCACGGCTGTGCATTATCCAGAATTGGAAAAGGCATTTGCTGTTGTTTATCATGTTCATAGTTTGATATTCAATGTCAGAATTCGTATTAAAGTGTTTTTAGATAAGCAAAGTCTAAGCATTCCTTCGGCAACTATATTGTGGAATGGTGCCAATTGGATGGAGCGTGAGACATACGATTTCTTTGGGATTGACTTTGAAGGTCATCCGGATTTAAGAAGAATATTGAATATGGATGATTTAGGTGTTTTTCCTATGCGTAAGGAATATCCGCTAGAGGATCCGAACCGTGTAGATAAGAAAGACTTTTATTTTGGACGTTAA
- a CDS encoding ExbD/TolR family protein translates to MGKAKVKRASTTIDMTAMCDVSFLLLTFFVLTATARQPEVMPVDTPASTTLDKLPDDNLSVITVGNKGKVFFGVKNPEVRKITLKNMSAKYGIGFSEEDYEKFKGLDEFGVPIKNLRALLSLENDKRTEDIQPGIPVDSTEANSNELYQWVQQARLATVEFNRDQESKVKNWTDPGPMKVAIKADAEEKYSIMNLIIETLRNQKQNKFSFVTGLRQEN, encoded by the coding sequence ATGGGAAAAGCAAAAGTAAAAAGAGCCAGTACCACCATCGACATGACGGCGATGTGTGACGTGTCTTTCTTACTTCTTACTTTCTTCGTATTGACTGCAACTGCGCGTCAGCCAGAAGTAATGCCAGTAGATACGCCCGCGTCGACTACACTGGACAAATTACCAGATGATAACTTGTCGGTAATTACAGTGGGTAACAAAGGAAAAGTGTTCTTTGGGGTGAAGAACCCAGAAGTTAGAAAAATAACTTTGAAGAACATGTCTGCGAAATATGGCATCGGTTTCTCGGAAGAAGATTATGAGAAGTTTAAAGGATTAGACGAGTTCGGTGTTCCTATCAAGAATTTGCGTGCCCTACTTTCGCTAGAGAATGACAAACGTACGGAAGATATCCAACCAGGTATTCCTGTGGATAGTACAGAAGCGAATTCAAACGAGTTGTACCAATGGGTACAGCAAGCTCGGCTAGCAACAGTAGAATTCAATCGTGACCAAGAGTCTAAGGTTAAAAACTGGACGGATCCGGGACCGATGAAAGTCGCAATCAAGGCAGACGCTGAGGAGAAGTATTCAATAATGAATTTGATCATTGAAACCCTGAGAAATCAAAAGCAGAACAAATTTAGTTTTGTTACCGGTTTACGTCAGGAAAATTAA
- a CDS encoding tetratricopeptide repeat protein: MTNSKLFLSLLLAGAVGTVSAQSLKDAKAAIEAEQYDKAKGMLQQLVEKKAKDGENYFYLGQIHLVNDKVDSAAYVFQQGVTNAPKEKLNVVGLGIVELEKGNVSGAESKFTEATTGLRKKDYLPLYYIGRAYIDAPKPDYKKAVEYLTKAKEGGPKDALIPTALGDAYAGLRESSPAYVAYRDALTLNDKLLAPKIGQAIISRRAQAYDVVLEQLTTLASENPEYGPIYRELAETYYLSSKKAPEEQYREINQKAVENYKKYLSLTGDASLDAKVRYADFLVYSGNYDELKTVSEELSNQAGVDAKVFRYLGYISFLQDKDYAKSLEYMNQLFSKVDTSRLIARDYLIKGMGEIIAGNEAQGNADLKIAIAKQSEDEDLDEEVAETAFAKLQDGEEEVARKLFAFPASNPESDYYYDSNYYLGTGEYGVGSKLVSVPEGEATPEVVAAKFQEAKPHLESAVKSLDLVAKATKQEVIDKYRVNALYFKGLSELALDNVIHDAENAKGLFVGSFTELLAAIASSTNLTDAQKAYAGDAHNYLGYYAYLKGDTAKAKTHFAESLKINAEDPFAKQMVDVLNQ, translated from the coding sequence ATGACAAACAGCAAATTATTTTTAAGTCTTTTGTTAGCGGGTGCTGTAGGTACAGTGAGTGCGCAAAGTTTAAAAGACGCAAAAGCTGCTATCGAAGCGGAGCAATATGATAAAGCCAAGGGCATGCTTCAGCAACTAGTAGAGAAAAAAGCAAAAGATGGTGAAAACTATTTTTATTTGGGTCAGATTCACCTAGTGAATGATAAAGTTGATTCGGCTGCTTATGTTTTTCAACAAGGTGTAACAAACGCTCCAAAAGAGAAATTAAACGTTGTCGGATTGGGTATTGTTGAGTTGGAGAAAGGTAATGTTAGTGGCGCTGAGTCAAAGTTTACTGAAGCTACAACTGGTCTTCGTAAGAAGGATTATTTACCCTTGTATTACATCGGTAGAGCGTATATTGATGCGCCAAAACCGGACTACAAAAAAGCAGTTGAATATTTAACCAAAGCTAAAGAAGGCGGTCCTAAAGACGCGTTAATTCCGACAGCTCTAGGAGATGCATATGCAGGTTTGCGTGAGAGTAGCCCCGCGTATGTAGCGTACCGTGATGCTTTGACTTTAAATGATAAGTTATTGGCGCCTAAAATTGGTCAGGCTATCATCTCTCGTCGTGCACAAGCTTATGACGTGGTGTTGGAGCAATTGACTACATTGGCATCAGAAAACCCTGAGTATGGTCCAATCTACCGTGAGTTGGCCGAGACATATTACTTATCGTCTAAAAAAGCTCCAGAAGAGCAATATCGTGAGATCAACCAAAAGGCAGTGGAAAACTATAAAAAGTACTTGTCGTTAACAGGGGATGCATCTCTTGACGCGAAAGTACGTTATGCTGACTTCTTGGTTTATTCGGGTAACTACGATGAATTGAAAACCGTTTCCGAAGAATTATCGAATCAAGCAGGTGTTGATGCGAAAGTATTCCGTTATTTAGGATATATTTCATTCTTACAGGATAAAGATTACGCAAAATCTCTAGAGTACATGAATCAGTTATTCTCTAAAGTAGATACTAGCCGTTTAATCGCGCGTGACTATTTGATCAAAGGGATGGGCGAAATCATCGCTGGGAATGAGGCTCAAGGAAATGCAGATCTAAAGATCGCTATCGCGAAACAAAGTGAAGATGAGGACTTAGATGAAGAAGTAGCAGAAACTGCATTCGCTAAATTACAAGATGGTGAAGAAGAAGTTGCTAGGAAGTTATTTGCTTTCCCAGCTTCTAACCCAGAGTCTGATTACTACTACGATTCTAACTATTACCTGGGTACTGGTGAGTACGGTGTAGGATCGAAATTAGTTTCTGTTCCAGAAGGTGAAGCTACTCCAGAAGTAGTTGCGGCTAAATTCCAAGAAGCAAAACCTCACTTAGAGTCGGCTGTTAAATCGTTGGATTTAGTAGCTAAAGCAACAAAGCAAGAGGTGATTGACAAGTATAGAGTGAATGCATTATACTTCAAAGGTTTATCTGAGTTAGCTTTAGACAACGTGATTCACGATGCGGAGAACGCTAAAGGATTGTTCGTTGGTTCTTTCACTGAGTTATTAGCGGCTATTGCTTCGAGCACAAACTTGACAGATGCCCAAAAAGCATACGCAGGCGACGCTCATAACTACTTAGGTTATTATGCATATTTGAAAGGTGATACAGCTAAAGCGAAGACTCACTTTGCTGAATCATTGAAAATCAATGCAGAAGATCCATTCGCAAAACAAATGGTTGATGTACTAAATCAATAG
- a CDS encoding NADH-quinone oxidoreductase subunit B — protein MSNITLSDAPPGVEGAGFFATTLDKAIGLARANSLWPLPFATSCCGIEFMATMGSTYDLARFGAERPSFSPRQADMLLVMGTIAKKMAPVLKQVYTQMAEPRWVIAVGACASSGGIFDTYSVLQGIDEIIPVDVYVPGCPPRPEAILDGVLRLQDIVKNESLNRRNTPEYKALLEKYGIATDNG, from the coding sequence ATGAGCAATATTACCTTATCAGATGCGCCTCCGGGTGTTGAAGGTGCGGGATTTTTCGCAACGACCTTGGATAAAGCCATTGGATTAGCACGTGCTAATTCGCTTTGGCCACTTCCTTTTGCAACTTCCTGCTGTGGGATCGAGTTTATGGCTACGATGGGTTCTACATACGATTTAGCGAGATTTGGAGCAGAAAGGCCAAGTTTCTCTCCACGCCAGGCGGATATGCTTTTGGTGATGGGTACGATCGCAAAGAAAATGGCACCGGTATTAAAGCAGGTATATACGCAGATGGCAGAACCTCGTTGGGTTATTGCTGTCGGAGCATGTGCATCGAGCGGCGGTATCTTTGATACCTACTCTGTATTACAAGGAATTGACGAGATTATTCCTGTCGATGTATATGTCCCGGGCTGTCCTCCGCGTCCTGAAGCAATCTTAGACGGCGTGTTGCGCCTTCAGGATATCGTGAAAAATGAATCGTTAAACAGAAGGAATACTCCAGAGTACAAAGCGCTCTTGGAGAAATACGGAATTGCAACAGACAATGGATAA
- a CDS encoding MotA/TolQ/ExbB proton channel family protein produces the protein MANAPKTTTAPAKQDSGNAGNLFASLAIIICLIIGFLVYKFVMGDPNNFIDNNPENQPKPGNYFGMVYHAGYVVPVLLGLFLMVWVFSIERFIVIGKASGTGNVGNFVRKVQGLLRAGNIDTAIQECDKQKGSVANVIKAGLLKYKDVEAHPGLDTEKSVLAIQKEIEEATTLEMPMLEKNLTVIATLVSIGTLTGLLGTVTGMIKAFSALATGGAPDSAKLANGISEALINTATGIGTSTIAIIFYNILTSKIDTLTYSIDEAGFSIVQTYAANHK, from the coding sequence ATGGCAAACGCACCAAAAACTACAACAGCCCCAGCTAAACAAGACAGTGGCAATGCGGGTAATTTATTTGCGAGTTTAGCAATTATCATTTGTTTAATCATTGGTTTCTTGGTTTACAAGTTTGTAATGGGTGATCCTAACAACTTTATCGACAACAACCCAGAGAACCAACCAAAACCAGGTAACTATTTCGGTATGGTTTACCACGCTGGATACGTAGTACCAGTGCTTCTTGGATTATTCTTAATGGTATGGGTGTTTTCAATCGAGCGCTTCATCGTTATCGGTAAAGCTTCTGGAACTGGAAATGTAGGAAACTTTGTAAGAAAAGTACAAGGTTTATTAAGAGCTGGTAACATTGATACAGCTATTCAAGAGTGTGACAAACAAAAAGGTTCTGTTGCAAACGTAATCAAAGCTGGTTTATTAAAATACAAAGATGTTGAAGCACATCCAGGATTAGATACTGAAAAATCAGTATTAGCAATCCAAAAAGAAATCGAAGAGGCTACAACATTAGAGATGCCTATGTTAGAGAAAAACTTAACAGTTATCGCAACATTAGTATCTATCGGTACATTAACAGGTCTATTAGGAACAGTAACAGGTATGATCAAGGCCTTCTCGGCATTGGCAACAGGTGGTGCTCCAGATTCAGCTAAATTAGCAAACGGTATCTCTGAGGCCCTAATCAATACGGCAACAGGTATCGGTACATCAACTATCGCTATTATTTTCTACAACATCTTAACTTCTAAGATCGATACATTAACTTACTCTATCGACGAGGCTGGTTTCTCAATCGTACAAACATACGCTGCGAACCACAAATAA
- a CDS encoding PstS family phosphate ABC transporter substrate-binding protein, translated as MRKHSIYRIIMLFLGLALVVSCSQKKSNEGGDEATKEAPVAKDDILTGEMSVIVDEAIYPIMLEQVEVFKDSYVNAKINLIPLPEREAINALLKGDASLAVLARQLTKEEGAGFDQRSIKPRIYPVFYDGVVFVNNIAEADTSMDIKTLSSLLTGELKSKTLVFDNVNSSTLRRVKELTNIDKVSGVSVKGLKNTEEVFEYLLTNSNAIGAMSYGQYLDYRRKFGEENKIRILSLQNDEKQGVSGYFKPSQTTFATDEYPLKSEFYVLNYQPNLGLGIGFSAFLTGDRGQRIVLKSGLLPATMPGREIIIRDNIN; from the coding sequence ATGAGAAAGCATAGCATATATCGTATTATTATGCTTTTCTTAGGACTAGCTTTGGTTGTATCCTGTTCGCAGAAAAAGTCGAACGAAGGGGGAGACGAGGCTACTAAGGAAGCACCTGTAGCGAAAGATGATATCTTGACGGGTGAAATGTCTGTAATTGTCGATGAAGCGATTTATCCGATTATGCTGGAGCAGGTGGAGGTGTTTAAAGATAGCTACGTCAATGCGAAAATTAATTTGATACCCTTGCCGGAGCGCGAAGCGATCAATGCCTTATTAAAAGGTGATGCGTCGTTGGCCGTATTGGCTCGACAGTTGACCAAGGAAGAAGGAGCGGGGTTTGACCAACGATCGATTAAGCCGAGAATTTATCCGGTGTTCTACGATGGCGTAGTTTTTGTAAATAATATTGCAGAGGCCGATACTTCAATGGACATAAAAACGTTGTCTTCATTGTTGACAGGTGAGTTAAAGTCAAAGACATTAGTTTTTGACAATGTAAATTCAAGCACATTGAGACGTGTGAAAGAATTAACAAACATTGATAAGGTTTCTGGTGTTTCAGTAAAGGGGCTAAAGAATACAGAAGAAGTTTTCGAATACCTATTGACGAATAGCAATGCGATAGGGGCGATGTCTTATGGTCAATATTTAGATTACCGTAGGAAGTTTGGAGAAGAAAATAAAATTCGTATCTTAAGCCTTCAAAACGACGAAAAGCAGGGTGTAAGTGGTTATTTCAAGCCATCGCAGACAACATTTGCCACGGATGAGTACCCACTTAAGTCGGAGTTTTACGTTCTGAATTATCAGCCCAATTTGGGATTAGGAATAGGGTTTTCGGCATTCTTAACAGGTGATCGTGGGCAACGTATCGTGTTAAAGTCGGGGTTACTGCCCGCGACTATGCCAGGTAGAGAAATTATTATTAGGGATAATATAAATTAG
- a CDS encoding diacylglycerol/lipid kinase family protein, producing the protein MTKKRILFVVNPVSGGKKKTAFNKQVLEVLDLSRFEPTFKTTNHVNHAYELAIQAIEEKYDAVIAVGGDGTINEIGSALAGTATPLGIIPEGSGNGLALYLGIPMNESAALRRLNRFDSVAVDCAKVGDDRFFNIAGLGFDASVSDKFANETFRGPVGYLRTAINVLSNYKPKKYKLKIDGKEYEREAFMISVANSPQYGNNAYIAPNASITDGLLDVCIVHKFPLYTLPMMIFHLFNKTADQSEYVEIIPGKHIIIEQEGKDPVHLDGEPKELGQRIEIEVMERALNIIC; encoded by the coding sequence ATGACAAAAAAACGCATTCTGTTTGTAGTGAACCCAGTATCAGGAGGTAAGAAGAAAACAGCGTTCAATAAACAGGTTTTAGAGGTGCTAGATCTCTCCCGATTCGAGCCTACTTTTAAAACCACCAATCATGTAAATCACGCCTATGAACTAGCTATTCAAGCCATAGAAGAAAAGTACGATGCAGTGATTGCGGTGGGAGGAGACGGAACGATAAACGAGATAGGTTCTGCCTTGGCTGGCACAGCCACGCCACTGGGGATTATTCCGGAGGGATCGGGAAATGGATTGGCTTTGTATTTAGGTATTCCTATGAATGAATCGGCTGCATTACGTCGTTTGAATCGCTTTGATTCGGTTGCGGTTGATTGCGCGAAAGTGGGGGATGATCGTTTTTTCAATATCGCTGGTTTAGGATTTGATGCTTCTGTCAGCGATAAATTTGCGAATGAGACCTTCCGTGGACCGGTTGGTTACTTAAGAACGGCAATCAATGTGTTAAGTAATTATAAACCGAAAAAATATAAACTGAAGATTGATGGCAAAGAATATGAGCGCGAAGCGTTTATGATTTCAGTTGCCAATTCGCCGCAATATGGCAATAACGCGTATATCGCGCCTAACGCTTCGATTACCGATGGTTTGTTGGATGTCTGTATTGTGCATAAGTTTCCACTCTATACTTTGCCGATGATGATTTTTCATCTTTTCAATAAAACTGCAGACCAGTCGGAATATGTGGAAATCATACCCGGGAAGCATATTATTATCGAGCAGGAGGGTAAAGATCCGGTGCATTTAGATGGAGAGCCAAAAGAATTAGGGCAGCGGATTGAAATAGAAGTGATGGAACGAGCGTTAAATATAATATGTTAA
- a CDS encoding ExbD/TolR family protein → MAELNQDSGGGKKGGKVRSKKNGGRVDLTAMVDLAFLLITFFMLTTSLNKPQAMDVAMPDKNKDWNEKQPEIDIADNRSITLLLGSDNKIAWYYGQLEKPITPPTVVDYSKEGIRKILLEKKAQVPKVAQGKDLIVVIRPSDQSVQRNLVDILDEMKITDIKRYMISKIKPEEVEVLKSNGIYND, encoded by the coding sequence ATGGCAGAATTAAATCAAGACTCCGGTGGTGGCAAAAAAGGTGGTAAGGTAAGGTCGAAGAAAAACGGAGGCCGTGTAGATTTAACCGCGATGGTGGATCTAGCGTTCCTTCTAATTACCTTCTTCATGCTTACAACATCTTTGAATAAGCCACAAGCAATGGACGTTGCGATGCCTGATAAGAACAAAGACTGGAATGAAAAACAACCAGAGATTGACATCGCGGATAACCGCTCAATCACTTTGCTATTAGGCTCAGATAACAAAATTGCCTGGTATTATGGTCAATTGGAAAAACCGATTACCCCTCCAACTGTAGTTGATTACAGTAAAGAAGGAATTCGTAAGATTCTTTTAGAGAAGAAAGCACAAGTTCCAAAGGTAGCGCAGGGTAAGGACTTAATCGTCGTTATTCGTCCAAGTGATCAATCAGTTCAACGTAACCTCGTTGATATATTAGATGAAATGAAAATCACGGATATTAAACGTTATATGATTTCTAAAATCAAGCCTGAGGAGGTTGAAGTTTTAAAATCTAATGGAATCTATAACGACTAA